One genomic window of Arachis hypogaea cultivar Tifrunner chromosome 8, arahy.Tifrunner.gnm2.J5K5, whole genome shotgun sequence includes the following:
- the LOC112705940 gene encoding probable trehalose-phosphate phosphatase C: MNYMFILIATFKIIKTKITKLQEAMGVPTSHSTKRITQPIFKVKEDASLTDSNERTLIRRRILMDSNNNDTCSFSLPYDSWMVKHPSALHSFDRLMNSAMGKRIIVFLDYDGTLSPIVNDPDRAFMSDEMRAAVREVATYFPTAIISGRSREKVKDFVKLNNLYYAGSHGMDIMAPLMAIGSSNAKHCDMNLNTKGNGVPFQPAKKFLPAIQQIVRRLENEVKDIKGARVEDNGFCLSVHFRQVQEQDYGVLEKKVKCVLEENPQFRLTEGKKVLEIRPSIEWNKGNAVEYFLDTLGLNSSTNILPLYIGDDRTDEDAFKVIKRRGQGYPILVSSIPRETNAFYSLRDPSEVLIFLTKLAKWMKSSSIPKPCP, translated from the exons ATGAACTATATGTTTATTCTCATTGCCACTTTCAAG ATTATAAAGACGAAGATAACGAAATTACAAGAGGCAATGGGAGTTCCAACATCACACAGCACTAAAAGGATAACACAACCTATTTTCAAAGTAAAAGAAGACGCATCATTAACAGATTCTAACGAACGCACTCTAATTCGTCGAAGGATTCTCATGGATTCCAATAATAATGACACTTGTTCCTTCTCCTTACCCTACGATTCATGGATG GTAAAGCACCCTTCAGCATTGCACTCATTTGATAGATTGATGAACTCAGCAATGGGGAAGAGGATCATCGTTTTCCTAGACTATGATGGCACCTTATCACCAATTGTCAATGACCCTGATCGAGCTTTCATGTCTGATGAg ATGCGTGCTGCAGTCCGTGAAGTTGCTACTTATTTTCCAACAGCAATAATCAGTGGAAGAAGCAGAGAAAag gtAAAAGATTTTGTGaagttaaataatttatattatgctGGGAGCCATGGAATGGACATAATGGCACCATTAATGGCAATTGGATCTTCTAATGCTAAGCATTGTGACATGAACCTTAACACAAAA ggcAATGGAGTGCCCTTTCAACCCGCCAAGAAGTTTTTGCCGGCAATTCAGCAG ATAGTTAGAAGATTAGAGAATGAAGTAAAGGATATAAAAGGTGCAAGGGTAGAGGACAATGGATTCTGCCTCTCTGTACATTTTCGACAAGTTCAAGAACAG GATTATGGTGTTTTGGAGAAGAAAGTGAAATGTGTGCTTGAAGAGAATCCACAATTTCGGTTAACTGAGGGTAAAAAGGTCTTGGAAATAAGACCAtccatagaatggaacaaaggCAATGCTGTTGAGTATTTTCTTGACACTTTAGGCTTAAATTCTTCTACCAATATCCTTCCTCTCTATATTGGAGATGATCGAACTGATGAAGATGCTTTTAAG GTAATAAAGAGAAGAGGTCAAGGGTATCCAATTCTAGTGTCTTCAATTCCAAGAGAAACAAATGCTTTCTACTCTTTGCGTGACCCATCAGAAGTACTAATCTTCTTGACAAAGCTTGCAAAATGGATGAAAAGCTCTTCTATCCCAAAACCATGCCCTTAA